One window of Verrucomicrobiia bacterium genomic DNA carries:
- a CDS encoding HAD family hydrolase, with protein MTPSTVRAVFLDRDGTLNVERHYLSRPDDFELYPGAGPALRRLADAGFRLFMVTNQSGIGRGRFTWRDLEAVHDRMTALLKEHGVRLDRIYVAPEAPGQPGRLRKPSPQALWDAREEFGVDLGSSYMVGDKWIDVETGQRAGCAASLLVRTGYGGETARLEAARLRETATVVVDDLAAAASWILDPSHKTPRPG; from the coding sequence ATGACCCCCTCCACGGTCCGGGCGGTATTTCTGGATCGCGATGGCACCCTCAACGTCGAACGTCACTACCTGTCGCGCCCGGACGACTTCGAGTTGTACCCTGGCGCGGGGCCGGCCCTCCGACGCCTGGCGGACGCCGGGTTTCGCCTCTTTATGGTCACCAACCAGTCGGGCATCGGACGCGGCCGTTTCACCTGGCGCGACCTCGAGGCCGTCCACGACCGGATGACCGCATTACTGAAGGAGCACGGCGTGCGTCTGGACCGGATCTATGTGGCGCCCGAGGCGCCGGGGCAGCCCGGCCGGCTGCGGAAGCCCTCGCCCCAGGCCTTGTGGGATGCTCGCGAGGAATTCGGCGTGGATCTGGGGAGCAGCTACATGGTCGGGGACAAATGGATTGACGTGGAGACCGGACAACGTGCCGGTTGCGCGGCGTCCCTTCTGGTACGCACGGGGTATGGCGGGGAGACCGCCCGCCTTGAGGCCGCAAGGCTCCGGGAGACGGCGACTGTGGTGGTGGATGATCTGGCCGCGGCGGCGTCATGGATCCTGGATCCTTCGCACAAGACGCCGCGACCCGGCTGA
- a CDS encoding HAD-IIIA family hydrolase translates to MRAAVFFERDGILNLCDTVQGRPAPPLRLDELRVHPDAPRCLAVLKRAGFVLIGTTNQPAVSEGLLSRRELDLMHALLQRKLPLDALLMCPYDDPDHPCHKPQPGMFLEAAFQWSLDLDRSFVVSDKWMDAKAAQVAGCTSVMLNSPWIGDDHHDFVVADLPAAVAKILDLHEHLHGHTLAASA, encoded by the coding sequence ATGAGAGCAGCCGTCTTCTTCGAACGCGATGGGATCCTCAATCTTTGCGACACGGTGCAGGGACGCCCCGCGCCTCCCTTGAGACTGGATGAGCTCCGGGTCCATCCGGACGCCCCGCGCTGTCTGGCGGTGCTCAAACGCGCCGGATTCGTCCTGATCGGCACGACCAACCAGCCGGCGGTTTCCGAGGGCCTCCTCAGCCGCCGGGAACTCGATCTCATGCACGCCCTGTTGCAGCGCAAACTGCCGCTCGATGCCCTGCTGATGTGCCCGTATGACGACCCGGATCACCCCTGCCACAAGCCCCAGCCCGGCATGTTCCTGGAAGCCGCCTTCCAGTGGAGCCTCGATCTGGACCGGTCGTTTGTCGTCAGCGACAAGTGGATGGATGCCAAGGCCGCCCAGGTGGCCGGATGCACCAGCGTGATGCTGAACTCTCCGTGGATCGGCGACGATCACCACGATTTCGTGGTCGCGGATCTTCCCGCGGCCGTCGCCAAGATTTTGGATCTCCACGAGCACCTGCATGGCCACACCCTTGCTGCCAGCGCCTGA
- the proC gene encoding pyrroline-5-carboxylate reductase, with amino-acid sequence MATALARGFLGAGLVGPSGLVASDPARPALDAFVAATGGRAVSSNAEVAREADLLFLAVKPGHVPGVLNGLRGLLEPSRHLVVSIAAGVPLSILETAAPGVRIIRVMPNTPALVGASASAYAAGAAATPADTEVVQRLLASVGLAIPVAEPLLDAVTGLSGSGPAYAFLMIEALADGGVAAGLPRDIAQQLAAQTLLGAATMVLQTGQHPGVLKDAVCSPGGTTIEAVQVLEDGGLRGTLMRAVRAAAAKSRSLGNS; translated from the coding sequence ATGGCAACGGCACTGGCGCGCGGCTTTCTCGGTGCAGGACTGGTCGGCCCCTCCGGTCTGGTGGCGAGTGATCCGGCGCGCCCGGCCCTCGACGCCTTTGTCGCTGCGACCGGCGGACGTGCCGTGTCATCCAATGCGGAGGTGGCGAGGGAGGCGGATCTCCTGTTTCTGGCGGTGAAGCCCGGGCACGTCCCCGGGGTCTTGAACGGGCTGCGCGGGCTGCTGGAGCCTTCGAGGCACCTGGTGGTGTCCATTGCCGCGGGAGTCCCGCTGTCCATCCTGGAGACCGCGGCGCCCGGGGTGCGCATCATTCGCGTGATGCCCAACACGCCGGCGCTTGTCGGCGCGTCGGCCTCGGCGTACGCCGCGGGCGCGGCGGCGACACCGGCGGACACCGAGGTCGTGCAGCGGCTGCTGGCCAGTGTCGGGCTGGCGATCCCGGTCGCGGAGCCGCTGCTGGACGCCGTGACCGGACTGAGCGGCAGCGGACCCGCCTACGCCTTTCTGATGATCGAGGCGCTTGCCGACGGCGGCGTGGCTGCCGGGCTGCCGCGCGACATCGCCCAACAACTCGCGGCGCAGACGTTGCTTGGGGCGGCCACGATGGTGCTGCAGACCGGACAGCACCCCGGAGTGCTGAAGGACGCGGTATGCAGCCCGGGCGGCACGACCATCGAGGCGGTGCAGGTGCTGGAGGACGGGGGGCTTCGCGGCACGCTGATGCGTGCCGTGCGGGCTGCCGCCGCGAAATCGAGGTCCCTTGGGAATTCCTGA
- a CDS encoding ATP-binding cassette domain-containing protein has translation MSGQPTGGGFPPASAPGVRGHRPPPSTPGDDACRPACRPSRHCVPGAAIPRWRVSSPSSSPDPATPSRPRVESLRQALRIFRHLHPYRRRFAGSLVALLLASSLGLAFPYLTGRLLDASTQPVLAGGGNLLNRLALLLVATLAVQAFFSFFSSYGFNRCGESALADLRRETFGRLLGLPMAFFARRRVGELSSRLSADLTVIQETLTGTVPQFLRQSVLLTGGIVLIITTSWRLGAVMISTFPVLLLAAVLIGRRIRALSRTAQDHLAEGGTVVEESLHGIVNVKAFGNERFELARYSRHLADFLGVILQTARLRASLVSFIIFGVFGSIVLVFWFGARLMQAGEMTFGELTRFILYTTFVGGSVASFAEVFSQMQKTLGATERVRELLDETPEIPMTSGASSGPVPRLRGEVRFDAVEFRYPSRPDVAALQRLTLHAAPGERIALVGPSGAGKSTIVSLLLRLYEPTSGRLFLDGRPADTYPLPTVRGNMAIVPQEVLLFGGSIEENIRYGKPDATAAEVHAAARRAACHEFIERFPEGYQTRVGDRGVKLSGGQRQRIAIARALLKDPAILILDEATSSLDSESERLVQEALGELLAGRTAFVVAHRLSTVRQVDRIYVIEDGTVTESGSHDLLMARPGGTYRRLAALQFQEPAAMGA, from the coding sequence ATGTCCGGACAGCCTACCGGCGGAGGCTTCCCACCGGCAAGCGCCCCGGGGGTCCGGGGCCATCGGCCGCCCCCGTCAACGCCCGGCGACGACGCCTGCCGGCCCGCGTGCCGCCCGTCGAGGCATTGCGTCCCGGGCGCTGCCATTCCACGTTGGCGCGTGTCGTCGCCGTCCTCGTCCCCGGATCCCGCAACACCCTCCCGCCCTCGCGTGGAGTCCCTTCGCCAGGCGCTGCGGATCTTCCGGCATCTCCATCCGTACCGCCGGCGCTTCGCGGGCTCCCTCGTGGCCCTGCTGCTGGCCTCGTCCCTTGGCCTCGCGTTTCCTTACCTGACCGGACGCCTTCTGGACGCCTCCACGCAGCCGGTGCTGGCGGGGGGCGGGAATCTGCTGAACCGCCTGGCGCTCCTGCTGGTCGCGACGTTGGCTGTGCAGGCGTTTTTCTCATTTTTCTCCTCGTACGGATTCAACCGCTGCGGGGAAAGCGCGCTTGCCGACCTGCGGCGGGAGACCTTCGGGCGCCTGCTCGGCCTGCCGATGGCGTTCTTCGCCCGCCGTCGCGTCGGCGAACTCTCAAGCCGCCTCTCTGCCGACCTCACCGTGATCCAGGAAACGCTCACCGGAACCGTACCCCAGTTCCTCCGCCAAAGCGTGCTCCTCACCGGCGGCATCGTGCTCATCATCACCACCTCCTGGCGGCTGGGCGCCGTGATGATCTCCACCTTCCCCGTGCTGCTGCTCGCCGCGGTCCTCATCGGGCGCCGGATCCGTGCGCTGTCACGCACGGCGCAGGATCACCTCGCGGAGGGCGGCACGGTGGTCGAGGAATCCCTCCACGGCATCGTGAATGTGAAGGCCTTCGGGAATGAGCGCTTTGAACTCGCCCGGTACTCCCGGCACCTCGCGGATTTTCTGGGGGTGATCCTTCAAACCGCCCGCCTGCGCGCCTCGCTGGTGTCCTTCATCATCTTTGGTGTCTTCGGATCCATCGTGCTGGTGTTCTGGTTCGGGGCGCGCCTGATGCAGGCGGGTGAGATGACCTTCGGCGAACTGACCCGGTTCATCCTGTACACCACGTTTGTCGGCGGCTCGGTGGCGTCCTTCGCCGAGGTGTTCAGCCAGATGCAGAAGACCCTCGGCGCCACCGAACGCGTCCGGGAACTCCTCGACGAGACGCCCGAGATTCCGATGACATCCGGCGCATCCTCCGGCCCGGTGCCACGGCTGCGCGGCGAGGTCCGCTTCGACGCGGTTGAGTTCCGGTATCCGTCCCGTCCCGACGTCGCCGCCCTGCAGCGGCTCACGCTCCACGCGGCACCGGGCGAACGCATCGCCCTCGTGGGTCCGAGTGGCGCCGGGAAATCCACCATCGTCTCCCTGTTGTTGCGCCTCTATGAACCGACCTCGGGTCGCCTGTTTCTCGACGGGCGTCCGGCAGACACCTACCCGCTGCCGACGGTGCGCGGCAACATGGCGATCGTGCCCCAGGAGGTCCTGCTCTTCGGTGGCTCGATCGAGGAGAACATCCGGTACGGGAAACCGGACGCCACCGCCGCCGAGGTGCATGCGGCGGCCCGTCGCGCGGCCTGCCATGAATTCATCGAACGGTTTCCCGAGGGCTACCAAACCCGGGTGGGGGACCGGGGTGTGAAACTGTCCGGCGGCCAGCGGCAGCGCATCGCCATCGCCCGGGCCCTGCTCAAGGACCCGGCCATCCTGATCCTGGACGAGGCCACCAGCTCGCTGGATTCGGAAAGCGAGCGACTGGTTCAGGAGGCGCTCGGCGAGTTGCTGGCCGGCCGCACGGCATTCGTCGTGGCACACCGGCTTTCCACCGTGCGCCAGGTGGACCGCATCTATGTGATCGAGGACGGCACCGTCACGGAATCCGGATCGCACGATCTCCTGATGGCGCGCCCTGGCGGCACCTATCGCCGCCTGGCGGCGCTGCAGTTCCAGGAACCGGCGGCCATGGGGGCCTGA
- a CDS encoding AI-2E family transporter, whose amino-acid sequence MSFPPPTSRQARVIWFSVTTFAVALSLALLALLLFGLGRLIDLLSPVLWPLAIGVVLSYLLAPVADWLVERRIPRLRAVCLVFFAGAVLILGMLGSVVPRVLVEARDLASQVPAYAAKARVRIEHWIERPPASVLRLMPDEWRQRLDSLRKAIPGGGASSRTEPPPVTNAAPPVPSPTEPIATDPSGTAEEPPTQAIAALPEPAASTAESPVWIRAFDPRALKSVGTWIATIGPDFVHWSLGKLGRVAAWFGLLAGLLLVPVYTFFFLLEQPRIARSWTDYLPVSDPDVKTEAIFVLRSINEALIVFFRGQVLVALCDGVLYAVGFSLIGLPYALLLGAMASVVTIVPFLGAALTCGTALVVALLQFEGWRLPLLVLVVFGVVQVIEGFVLQPRIIGDRVGLHPLTVIVALMVGTALMGGILGGLLAIPITATLGVLMGRYVWRRKAGASP is encoded by the coding sequence GTGTCGTTTCCGCCCCCAACCTCCCGCCAGGCGCGAGTCATCTGGTTCTCGGTCACGACGTTCGCCGTGGCGCTTTCGCTCGCGTTGCTGGCCCTCCTGCTGTTCGGTCTCGGCCGGCTCATTGATCTGCTCTCGCCGGTCCTCTGGCCCCTGGCGATCGGTGTCGTGCTGAGCTACCTGCTGGCGCCCGTGGCGGATTGGCTCGTGGAGCGCCGCATTCCCCGGTTGCGTGCCGTCTGCCTCGTATTCTTTGCGGGCGCGGTCCTGATCCTCGGGATGCTGGGCAGCGTGGTGCCGCGGGTCCTGGTCGAGGCCCGCGATCTGGCGTCCCAGGTGCCCGCTTACGCCGCCAAGGCGCGGGTCAGAATCGAGCATTGGATCGAGCGGCCGCCGGCCTCAGTGCTGCGGCTGATGCCGGACGAATGGCGGCAGCGCCTCGACTCACTGCGCAAGGCCATTCCCGGCGGAGGAGCCTCAAGCCGCACCGAGCCCCCTCCCGTGACCAACGCCGCACCGCCGGTTCCATCGCCCACCGAGCCCATCGCGACGGATCCGTCCGGGACTGCGGAGGAGCCCCCGACCCAGGCGATCGCCGCCCTGCCCGAGCCCGCCGCCTCCACCGCGGAGTCGCCGGTATGGATCCGCGCCTTTGATCCCCGCGCCCTCAAGTCCGTCGGCACCTGGATCGCGACCATCGGGCCGGATTTCGTGCATTGGAGCCTCGGAAAACTGGGGCGGGTGGCGGCGTGGTTCGGACTTCTGGCCGGACTGCTCCTCGTGCCCGTGTACACGTTTTTCTTCCTCCTGGAGCAACCCCGGATCGCCCGGTCCTGGACCGACTATCTCCCGGTGTCCGATCCCGATGTGAAGACCGAGGCGATCTTCGTCCTTCGCAGCATCAACGAGGCTCTGATCGTATTTTTCCGCGGACAGGTCCTGGTCGCGCTGTGTGACGGGGTGCTGTATGCCGTGGGCTTCAGCCTCATCGGGCTGCCCTACGCCCTGTTGCTTGGCGCCATGGCCAGCGTGGTCACGATCGTCCCCTTTCTCGGCGCGGCACTCACCTGCGGCACCGCACTGGTGGTCGCCCTGCTCCAGTTTGAAGGCTGGAGGCTCCCGCTGTTGGTGCTCGTCGTCTTTGGAGTGGTCCAGGTGATTGAGGGGTTCGTCCTGCAGCCCCGCATCATCGGCGATCGGGTCGGACTCCACCCGCTGACCGTGATTGTCGCCCTGATGGTCGGCACCGCGCTGATGGGAGGCATCCTGGGTGGACTGCTGGCGATCCCGATAACCGCCACCTTGGGAGTGCTCATGGGACGCTACGTCTGGCGCCGGAAGGCCGGGGCATCACCCTGA
- a CDS encoding GNAT family N-acetyltransferase, which produces MHIVYEHRRPISVEEFIDVLRRSTLAERRPVEDPGCMAAMLKHANLLCTAWDGDRLVGVARSLTDFEYCCYLAELAVDFHYQRQGIGRELMRLTQSRLGPRALLILLAAPKAVDYYRPLGFDAHPSAWTIPATRAIGEPG; this is translated from the coding sequence ATGCACATTGTTTACGAACATCGGCGCCCCATCTCGGTCGAGGAGTTCATTGACGTCCTTCGACGGTCCACCCTGGCGGAGCGTCGTCCCGTGGAGGATCCAGGGTGCATGGCGGCGATGCTGAAGCACGCCAACCTGCTGTGCACGGCGTGGGATGGAGACCGCCTCGTCGGAGTGGCCCGATCCCTGACGGACTTTGAGTACTGTTGCTACCTCGCCGAACTCGCGGTGGATTTCCACTACCAGAGGCAGGGCATCGGCCGGGAGCTGATGCGACTGACCCAATCGCGACTGGGTCCCCGGGCTCTCCTGATCCTTCTGGCGGCCCCCAAGGCGGTGGATTATTACCGCCCGCTGGGGTTTGATGCCCACCCCTCCGCCTGGACGATTCCGGCGACCCGCGCCATCGGGGAACCGGGATGA
- a CDS encoding carbohydrate kinase, translating into MNGLSPRRVRELLEAGARTRILVLGDVMLDHFIWGRVTRISPEAPVPVVEFERESFMPGGAANLARNLTALGGQAQLIGVVGEDFHGTQLRLLLEDQQVDCRGLLGLPGHLTTTKTRIVAHQQQVTRLDRESCGDISEATARRLLRQFDDALEGAHAVSIGDYGKGVVSASLLQAVKERCHARGCWLSVDPKPVHHRDLTGVSLITPNRKEAFELAGQDDTARQADPLQDAPLRAVADHLLAGLAPEVLLITLGELGMLLCRPGRDPIHVPTVAREVYDVSGAGDTVIASFTLAIAAGADPVEAAIFSNHAAGVVVGKMGTATVNPAELQASFEEPA; encoded by the coding sequence ATGAACGGTCTCTCCCCTCGTCGGGTTCGGGAACTGCTCGAGGCGGGCGCCCGCACCCGGATTCTCGTTCTGGGCGATGTCATGCTCGATCATTTCATCTGGGGCCGCGTCACGCGGATCTCGCCGGAGGCTCCGGTGCCCGTGGTGGAGTTCGAGCGTGAGAGTTTCATGCCCGGCGGTGCGGCCAATCTGGCGCGAAACCTGACCGCACTGGGCGGGCAGGCGCAGTTGATCGGAGTGGTCGGTGAGGACTTTCACGGAACCCAGCTCCGACTGCTTCTGGAGGACCAGCAGGTGGACTGCCGCGGACTCCTCGGACTGCCGGGGCACCTGACGACCACGAAAACGCGCATCGTCGCACACCAGCAGCAGGTCACGCGCCTCGATCGCGAATCGTGCGGGGACATCAGCGAGGCCACGGCCCGCCGGCTCCTGAGGCAGTTCGACGACGCCCTCGAGGGAGCGCACGCGGTCAGCATTGGTGACTATGGCAAGGGGGTGGTTTCCGCCAGCCTGCTTCAGGCGGTGAAGGAGCGCTGCCATGCGCGTGGATGCTGGCTGAGCGTGGATCCCAAGCCGGTGCATCACCGGGATCTCACCGGGGTGTCGCTGATCACGCCCAACCGGAAGGAAGCCTTCGAACTGGCGGGTCAGGACGACACGGCGCGCCAGGCGGACCCGCTCCAGGACGCCCCGTTGCGCGCCGTCGCCGATCATCTGCTTGCCGGGCTGGCACCGGAGGTCCTGCTGATCACGCTGGGCGAACTCGGGATGCTGCTGTGTCGCCCGGGCCGGGATCCCATCCACGTCCCCACCGTGGCCCGCGAGGTGTACGACGTGTCGGGTGCCGGCGACACGGTGATCGCCAGTTTCACGCTGGCCATTGCGGCCGGGGCCGACCCCGTGGAGGCGGCGATCTTCTCCAACCACGCCGCCGGAGTGGTCGTGGGCAAAATGGGCACGGCCACTGTGAATCCGGCGGAGCTCCAGGCCAGTTTTGAGGAACCCGCATGA